The following coding sequences lie in one Micromonospora sp. R77 genomic window:
- a CDS encoding FtsX-like permease family protein codes for MTGVATPRRGGRLRAGVGDLLLGARLAFTGGREGWTRTALTALGVGIGVAMLLLAAAVPGALDARQERGAARNDQGQGAELQTAAANTMLVTAVDTAFRERPVRGRILHPEGPAAPVPPGLTALPRDGEVVVSPALREVLDSPDGALLAPRLGGARVVGTIGRDGLAGPHELAFYLRDDDVPTESAVRIDGFGGGSPGEEFGPLLVLLVVVVFVVLLLPIVVFLGAAVRFGGEQRDRRLAALRLLGADTAMVRRIAAGEAAAAALLGLGVGGVLFAAGRRLAPLVTLADISVYADDLRPLPALVAVVALAVPLLAVGVALLALRRVVVEPLGVSRRATPVRRRLWWRLLLPAAGLALLQPLTSVRTERSLAVQGQVAAGAVLLLVGTVTLLPWLVDLLVRRLRGGPPAWQLAVRRLQLDSATSARLVNGVAVAVAGTIGLQMLVVGVQDEFRHPSGQDPTRAQVEVRVRPGTTEPAVALARLAAIPGVSGSVGTLSTVATAVPASPARPGDPRPAEGPGPAAGPTDEAPPIADVRIGDCRALAEFARLDSCVDGDAFLARPPGSDRSTAGFAPGDRVTIGDGTSTWTVPAGTRAATSRPDPVGGLHDGLLLTPKAAAALPPSRSTAVVLLSLDPADPDAVERIRTAAAGLDLLASVSRLSPVTEDSRFTDVRRGLSVGAVVTLLLIGVSMLVGVLEQLRERRRLLAMLVAVGTRRRTLSWSVLGQTGAPVLVGLVLAVLFGLGLGAALLRMVGAPLVVSWPVIGLGVGLGCAVVLLVTAASLPVLWRLTRPDGLRAE; via the coding sequence GTGACCGGCGTGGCGACGCCGCGGCGCGGTGGCCGGCTGCGGGCCGGCGTCGGCGACCTGCTGCTCGGCGCGCGGCTGGCGTTCACCGGCGGCCGGGAGGGCTGGACCCGGACCGCGCTGACCGCGCTCGGCGTCGGCATCGGGGTGGCGATGCTGCTGCTGGCCGCGGCGGTCCCCGGCGCGCTCGACGCCCGGCAGGAGCGGGGCGCGGCCCGCAACGACCAGGGCCAGGGCGCGGAGCTGCAGACGGCAGCAGCGAACACCATGCTGGTGACGGCGGTGGACACCGCCTTCCGGGAGCGCCCCGTCCGGGGGCGGATCCTCCACCCGGAGGGGCCCGCCGCGCCCGTCCCGCCCGGCCTGACCGCGCTGCCGCGCGACGGGGAGGTGGTCGTCTCCCCGGCACTGCGGGAAGTGCTCGACTCGCCCGACGGCGCGCTCCTCGCGCCCCGGCTGGGCGGGGCGCGGGTGGTCGGCACGATCGGCCGGGACGGGCTGGCCGGCCCGCACGAACTCGCCTTCTACCTTCGCGACGACGACGTGCCGACGGAGTCGGCGGTGCGGATCGACGGCTTCGGCGGCGGATCGCCGGGCGAGGAGTTCGGCCCGCTCCTGGTGCTCCTGGTGGTCGTCGTCTTCGTGGTGCTGCTGCTGCCGATCGTGGTCTTCCTGGGCGCGGCGGTCCGCTTCGGCGGGGAGCAGCGGGACCGCCGGCTGGCCGCACTGCGGCTGCTCGGGGCGGACACCGCGATGGTGCGCCGGATCGCCGCCGGGGAGGCGGCCGCCGCCGCCCTGCTCGGGCTGGGCGTCGGCGGCGTGCTCTTCGCGGCCGGCCGCCGGCTGGCCCCGCTGGTCACCCTCGCCGACATCAGCGTGTACGCCGACGACCTGCGTCCCCTGCCGGCACTGGTGGCGGTGGTGGCGCTCGCCGTACCACTGCTCGCGGTGGGGGTGGCGCTGCTGGCCCTGCGCCGGGTGGTGGTCGAGCCGCTGGGGGTGAGCCGCCGGGCCACCCCGGTCCGGCGCCGGCTCTGGTGGCGGCTGCTGCTGCCGGCCGCCGGACTCGCCCTGCTCCAGCCGCTGACCAGCGTCCGCACCGAACGGTCACTGGCCGTCCAGGGCCAGGTGGCGGCCGGCGCGGTGCTCCTGCTGGTCGGCACCGTCACCCTGCTGCCCTGGCTGGTCGACCTGCTGGTACGCCGGCTGCGCGGCGGCCCGCCCGCCTGGCAGCTCGCGGTCCGCCGGCTCCAGCTGGACAGCGCCACCTCGGCCCGCCTGGTCAACGGGGTGGCGGTCGCGGTGGCCGGCACCATCGGCCTGCAGATGCTGGTCGTGGGCGTGCAGGACGAGTTCCGGCACCCGAGCGGGCAGGACCCGACCCGGGCCCAGGTGGAGGTCCGGGTCCGGCCGGGCACGACGGAGCCGGCGGTGGCGCTGGCCCGCCTGGCCGCCATCCCGGGCGTGTCCGGGAGCGTGGGCACCCTGTCCACGGTGGCCACCGCCGTACCCGCCTCCCCCGCCCGGCCCGGCGATCCCCGACCGGCGGAGGGCCCCGGCCCGGCCGCGGGCCCGACCGACGAGGCACCGCCGATCGCCGACGTACGGATCGGCGACTGCCGGGCGCTGGCCGAGTTCGCCCGGCTCGACTCCTGCGTCGACGGGGACGCCTTCCTGGCCCGGCCACCCGGGTCGGACCGGTCGACCGCCGGGTTCGCCCCCGGCGACCGGGTGACCATCGGTGACGGCACCTCGACCTGGACCGTGCCGGCGGGAACCCGGGCGGCCACCTCACGGCCGGATCCGGTGGGAGGGCTGCACGACGGGCTGCTGCTCACCCCGAAGGCCGCCGCCGCCCTCCCGCCGAGCCGGTCGACCGCCGTCGTGCTGCTCAGCCTCGACCCGGCCGACCCGGACGCGGTGGAGCGGATCCGCACCGCCGCCGCCGGCCTCGATCTCCTCGCCTCGGTCTCCCGCCTCAGCCCGGTCACCGAGGACAGCAGGTTCACCGACGTCCGTCGCGGGCTCTCCGTCGGCGCGGTGGTCACCCTGCTGCTGATCGGGGTGAGCATGCTGGTGGGCGTCCTGGAGCAGCTCCGCGAACGGCGTCGGCTGCTCGCCATGCTGGTCGCCGTCGGCACCCGGCGGCGCACCCTGAGCTGGTCGGTGCTGGGGCAGACCGGCGCGCCGGTGCTGGTCGGGCTGGTCCTGGCGGTGCTCTTCGGGCTGGGTCTCGGCGCCGCCCTGCTGCGGATGGTCGGTGCGCCCCTCGTGGTGAGCTGGCCGGTGATCGGGCTCGGCGTCGGCCTGGGCTGTGCCGTGGTGCTGCTGGTGACCGCGGCGAGCCTGCCGGTGCTGTGGCGACTGACCCGGCCGGACGGACTGCGCGCGGAGTGA
- a CDS encoding PadR family transcriptional regulator, producing MSIGHTFLGLLESSPRHGYDLKRAYDERFGQARPLPFGQVYATLSRLLRNGLVEVESVEPGEGPERKRYAITDAGITDVQQWLSQPEKPEPYLQSTLYTKVVLALLTGRPAADLLDTQRAEHLRLMRELTRRKTRGDLADQLICDHALFHLEADLRWLELTAARLDELAKELRR from the coding sequence ATGTCGATCGGTCACACCTTTCTCGGCCTGTTGGAGTCGAGCCCCCGCCACGGGTACGACCTCAAACGGGCGTACGACGAGCGGTTCGGGCAGGCCCGCCCGCTCCCCTTCGGCCAGGTCTACGCGACGCTGTCCCGGCTGCTGCGCAACGGCCTGGTGGAGGTCGAGTCGGTCGAGCCGGGCGAAGGCCCGGAACGCAAGCGGTACGCGATCACCGACGCCGGGATCACCGACGTCCAGCAGTGGCTGTCCCAGCCGGAGAAACCCGAGCCCTACCTGCAGAGCACCCTCTACACCAAGGTGGTGCTCGCCCTGCTGACCGGTCGCCCGGCGGCCGACCTGCTGGACACCCAGCGCGCCGAGCACCTGCGGCTGATGCGTGAGCTCACCCGCCGCAAGACCCGCGGCGACCTCGCCGACCAGCTGATCTGCGACCACGCGCTGTTCCACCTGGAGGCGGACCTGCGCTGGCTGGAACTGACCGCCGCGCGCCTCGACGAGCTGGCGAAGGAGCTGCGCCGATGA
- a CDS encoding MarR family winged helix-turn-helix transcriptional regulator — translation MSDMATTAGENGSSRNWTFLTNHGHVLLAIARNPTARLRDVADEVGVTERAAQAIVADLEADGYLHRTRVGRRNEYTVNPSGHFRHPAEAAQRIGALLALFTDEPAGDSTSS, via the coding sequence ATGTCCGACATGGCGACGACAGCAGGCGAGAACGGGAGCAGCCGGAACTGGACGTTCCTCACCAACCACGGGCACGTGCTGCTCGCCATCGCGCGTAACCCCACCGCCCGGCTGCGCGACGTCGCCGACGAGGTCGGCGTGACCGAGCGGGCCGCCCAGGCGATCGTCGCCGACCTGGAGGCCGACGGCTATCTGCACCGCACCCGGGTCGGCCGGCGCAACGAGTACACGGTGAACCCGAGCGGGCACTTCCGGCACCCGGCCGAGGCGGCCCAGCGGATCGGCGCCCTGCTGGCGCTCTTCACCGACGAGCCGGCGGGCGACTCCACCAGCAGCTGA
- a CDS encoding carbonic anhydrase: MTPNTPEQALAELYAGNRRFVGGAPRHPNQDADHRTAVADGQHPFAVIVGCSDSRLAAEIIFDRGLGDLFVVRTAGHTVGPEVLGSVEYAVTVLGTPLIVVLGHDSCGAVQAARDVATTGTPPAGHLGAVVDAVVPSLQRAAEQGVTTIDGIVDIHIAQTVEALLANSTVLAERVTAGRCAVVGMSYRLSAGEVRTVTTVPAGEQTATDRTAPAVTG; this comes from the coding sequence ATGACCCCGAACACTCCGGAGCAGGCGCTCGCCGAGCTGTACGCGGGCAACCGGCGATTCGTCGGCGGCGCGCCGCGCCACCCCAACCAGGACGCCGACCACCGGACGGCGGTCGCCGACGGGCAGCACCCGTTCGCGGTGATCGTCGGGTGCTCGGACTCCCGGCTCGCCGCCGAGATCATTTTCGACCGTGGCCTCGGTGACCTCTTCGTGGTCCGGACGGCCGGCCACACGGTCGGCCCCGAGGTGCTCGGCAGCGTCGAGTACGCGGTGACCGTGCTCGGCACCCCGCTGATCGTGGTGCTCGGCCACGACTCGTGCGGCGCCGTGCAGGCCGCCAGGGACGTGGCGACCACCGGCACGCCGCCGGCCGGCCACCTCGGGGCGGTGGTCGACGCCGTCGTGCCGAGCCTGCAGCGGGCCGCCGAGCAGGGCGTCACCACCATCGACGGGATCGTCGACATCCACATCGCGCAGACCGTCGAGGCGCTGCTGGCGAACTCCACCGTGCTGGCCGAGCGGGTCACCGCCGGGCGGTGCGCGGTGGTCGGCATGTCGTACCGGCTGAGCGCCGGCGAGGTGCGCACGGTGACCACCGTGCCGGCGGGCGAGCAGACCGCGACGGACCGGACCGCTCCCGCCGTCACCGGCTGA
- a CDS encoding HAD-IC family P-type ATPase produces MQATVEGAEYAVGGPALLRELGVRLPDDLARVTGRWAERGSAVLHLVRLPDTVLGALALADEVRPEAREAIAELRAQGVRTIAMITGDARPVAEAVAADLGFRPGVDEVFAEVLPADKDAKVTELQRRGLTVAMVGDGVNDAPALARADVGIAIGAGTDVAIESAGVVLASSDPRGVAGVVRLSRASYRKMVQNLAWAAGYNVVALPLAAGVLAWAGVALSPALAAVLMSASTIVVALNAQLLRRVRLTPE; encoded by the coding sequence GTGCAGGCCACCGTCGAGGGCGCCGAGTACGCCGTCGGTGGCCCGGCCCTCCTGCGCGAGCTGGGCGTACGACTGCCGGACGACCTCGCCCGGGTCACCGGGCGCTGGGCGGAGCGGGGGTCGGCCGTGCTGCACCTGGTCCGCCTGCCGGACACCGTGCTGGGCGCGCTCGCCCTCGCCGACGAGGTACGCCCCGAGGCCCGGGAGGCGATCGCCGAGCTGCGGGCGCAGGGCGTCCGGACCATCGCCATGATCACCGGTGACGCCCGGCCGGTCGCCGAGGCGGTCGCCGCCGACCTGGGCTTCCGGCCCGGCGTCGACGAGGTCTTCGCCGAGGTCCTGCCCGCCGACAAGGACGCCAAGGTCACCGAACTCCAGCGGCGCGGACTGACCGTGGCGATGGTCGGTGACGGGGTGAACGACGCCCCCGCCCTGGCGCGGGCGGACGTCGGCATCGCCATCGGGGCCGGTACGGACGTGGCGATCGAGTCGGCCGGGGTGGTGCTCGCCTCCTCGGATCCGCGCGGGGTGGCCGGCGTGGTCCGGCTCTCCCGGGCGTCGTACCGCAAGATGGTGCAGAACCTGGCCTGGGCGGCGGGCTACAACGTGGTCGCGCTGCCGCTCGCCGCCGGCGTGCTGGCCTGGGCGGGGGTGGCGTTGAGCCCGGCGTTGGCGGCGGTGCTGATGTCCGCCTCGACGATCGTGGTGGCGCTCAACGCCCAGCTGCTGCGCCGGGTGCGGCTCACGCCGGAGTGA
- a CDS encoding DUF305 domain-containing protein: MSTRTIARRAALAGATTVAALALAACGGADHSTSGSGHGMPGMGASATPPTGASASFGAADVMFAQMMIPHHQQAVEMADLAATRAADPEVKKLAGEIRAAQAPEIATMTGWLGTWGAPVPAASAGHGTSMPAMDHGMPGMMSDADMAKLTAASGADFDRQFLTMMIAHHEGAITMAQEETAKGANADAKALAERIVTAQQGEIATMKKILDRL, from the coding sequence GTGTCCACTCGTACCATCGCGCGTCGTGCCGCCCTGGCCGGCGCGACCACCGTCGCCGCCCTCGCCCTGGCCGCCTGTGGCGGCGCGGACCACTCGACCTCCGGCTCCGGCCACGGCATGCCGGGGATGGGTGCCAGCGCCACCCCGCCGACGGGCGCCTCGGCCTCGTTCGGGGCCGCCGACGTGATGTTCGCCCAGATGATGATCCCGCACCACCAGCAGGCCGTGGAGATGGCCGACCTGGCCGCCACCCGGGCAGCCGACCCGGAGGTGAAGAAGCTGGCCGGCGAGATCCGGGCGGCCCAGGCCCCGGAGATCGCCACCATGACGGGCTGGCTCGGCACCTGGGGCGCGCCGGTTCCCGCGGCGAGCGCCGGCCACGGCACCTCGATGCCGGCGATGGACCACGGCATGCCCGGCATGATGTCCGACGCCGACATGGCGAAGCTGACGGCGGCGTCGGGTGCGGACTTCGACCGGCAGTTCCTGACCATGATGATCGCCCATCACGAGGGCGCGATCACCATGGCGCAGGAGGAGACCGCGAAGGGCGCCAACGCCGACGCCAAGGCCCTCGCCGAGCGGATCGTCACCGCGCAGCAGGGCGAGATCGCCACCATGAAGAAGATCCTCGACCGGCTCTGA
- a CDS encoding SHOCT domain-containing protein, with protein MMWNGPMMGWMWVWSLLVLAVLAILVWLVVRLTAGHPQPAGTTSARRILDDRYARGEIDEEEYRRRRAGIG; from the coding sequence ATGATGTGGAACGGCCCGATGATGGGCTGGATGTGGGTCTGGTCGCTGCTGGTGCTGGCGGTCCTGGCGATCCTGGTGTGGCTGGTGGTCCGGCTGACCGCCGGCCACCCGCAGCCGGCCGGCACCACCTCGGCCCGGCGCATCCTCGACGACCGGTACGCCCGCGGCGAGATCGACGAGGAGGAGTACCGGCGCCGTCGCGCCGGCATCGGCTGA
- a CDS encoding metal-sensitive transcriptional regulator: MTAPTTPTRGYTASKDQLLARLRRIEGQVRGIEKMVEDDRYCIDVLTQISAIQAALDKVGLGLLDGHARHCMHEGAVEGRADEMASEMMAAVGRLMKRG; the protein is encoded by the coding sequence ATGACCGCACCGACGACCCCGACCCGGGGCTACACCGCCAGCAAGGACCAGCTGCTCGCGCGGCTCCGCCGCATCGAGGGGCAGGTCCGGGGCATCGAGAAGATGGTCGAGGACGACCGCTACTGCATCGACGTGCTCACCCAGATCTCCGCCATCCAGGCCGCCCTGGACAAGGTGGGCCTCGGCCTGCTCGACGGGCACGCCCGGCACTGCATGCACGAGGGCGCCGTCGAGGGACGCGCCGACGAGATGGCGAGCGAGATGATGGCCGCCGTCGGCCGACTGATGAAGCGCGGCTGA
- a CDS encoding heavy-metal-associated domain-containing protein, giving the protein MGCRQHIPAGTAAEPAESDAGDRTHLIDGMSCQPCAAKVDAAVRAVPGVTDVRIDLAAGRLTVAGSASDQAVHAAVTDAGYQIRGS; this is encoded by the coding sequence ATGGGCTGCCGTCAGCACATCCCCGCAGGCACCGCCGCGGAGCCCGCCGAGTCGGACGCGGGCGACCGCACCCACCTGATCGACGGCATGTCCTGCCAGCCGTGCGCCGCCAAGGTCGACGCGGCGGTACGTGCGGTCCCGGGCGTCACCGATGTCCGGATCGATCTCGCCGCCGGCCGGCTCACCGTCGCCGGCTCGGCTTCCGACCAGGCCGTCCACGCCGCCGTCACCGACGCCGGCTACCAGATCAGAGGTTCGTGA
- a CDS encoding MFS transporter, which translates to MSADPRRWWALSVLAAAQFMVIMDTSIIAVALPDMQRDLGFSPQGLQWVFNAYVVAFGGLLLLGGRLADLWGARRVFATGWAILVLGSVLAAVAGDAATEVAGRAVQGVGAALIAPAAMTLLMFLFAGQPAELPRALAFYGAAAPAGGTAGVFMGGAVTEWLSWPWVFVIYLPIGLLTLALTPTTLPRVPGRRGSLDLAGAVVVTGGLALAVYAIVRAPERGWSSPETVAQLATAVVLLLGFVGWQRVVRSPLMPLSVWRTPNLAAANLAMALLGAAWIPMWYFLNLYIQQVLGFGAFASGAALLPMTALMMVLMVAVTGRLIARFGTRPLIVVGLVVLAAGLGLLASADPDGSFAVDVLPGSLVAAVGMSLVFIPATMAAIGAVAPEMGGLASGIVNTTYQVGSALGLAAMTAVATSRGADRLGDPGALTEGFSAAFVGAAVVALVGAVLAAVTLRRPAPVPAADRVPVDA; encoded by the coding sequence ATGTCTGCTGACCCGCGACGCTGGTGGGCACTGTCCGTGCTCGCCGCCGCGCAGTTCATGGTCATCATGGACACCTCGATCATCGCGGTCGCGCTGCCCGACATGCAGCGTGATCTGGGCTTCTCCCCGCAGGGCCTGCAATGGGTCTTCAATGCCTACGTGGTCGCCTTCGGCGGGTTGCTGCTGCTCGGCGGCAGGCTGGCCGACCTGTGGGGCGCCCGGAGGGTCTTCGCCACCGGCTGGGCGATCCTCGTCCTGGGATCCGTGCTGGCCGCCGTCGCGGGCGACGCCGCCACGGAGGTGGCCGGCCGCGCCGTGCAGGGCGTCGGCGCCGCGCTCATCGCCCCCGCGGCGATGACTCTGCTCATGTTCCTCTTCGCCGGTCAGCCGGCGGAGCTGCCGAGGGCGCTCGCCTTCTACGGGGCGGCGGCGCCGGCCGGCGGCACCGCGGGTGTGTTCATGGGTGGTGCCGTCACCGAGTGGCTGAGCTGGCCGTGGGTGTTCGTCATCTACCTGCCGATCGGGCTGCTCACCCTGGCCCTCACCCCCACGACCCTGCCCCGGGTGCCGGGTCGACGCGGAAGTTTGGACCTGGCCGGCGCGGTGGTGGTCACCGGCGGACTGGCCCTCGCCGTGTACGCCATCGTCCGGGCGCCCGAGCGCGGCTGGTCGTCGCCGGAGACGGTGGCCCAACTCGCCACGGCTGTCGTGTTGCTCCTCGGATTCGTCGGCTGGCAGCGGGTCGTCCGCAGCCCGCTGATGCCGCTCTCGGTCTGGCGTACGCCGAATCTGGCCGCCGCCAACCTCGCGATGGCGCTGCTCGGTGCCGCGTGGATCCCGATGTGGTATTTCCTCAACCTCTACATCCAGCAGGTCCTGGGCTTCGGCGCGTTCGCCAGCGGCGCCGCACTGTTGCCGATGACCGCACTGATGATGGTCCTCATGGTCGCCGTCACCGGCCGGCTCATCGCCAGGTTCGGCACCCGGCCGCTGATCGTGGTGGGCCTGGTGGTGCTCGCCGCCGGGCTCGGCCTGCTCGCCTCCGCCGACCCGGACGGCAGCTTCGCGGTGGACGTGCTGCCCGGCTCGTTGGTGGCGGCGGTCGGCATGTCGCTGGTGTTCATCCCGGCCACCATGGCCGCGATCGGGGCGGTCGCCCCGGAGATGGGCGGCCTGGCCTCGGGCATCGTGAACACCACCTACCAGGTCGGGTCCGCGCTCGGCCTGGCGGCGATGACGGCGGTCGCGACCTCCCGCGGCGCGGATCGGCTGGGCGATCCCGGGGCGCTCACCGAGGGCTTCTCGGCGGCGTTCGTCGGCGCGGCCGTGGTCGCGCTGGTCGGGGCCGTCCTGGCGGCGGTCACCCTCCGTCGACCAGCGCCGGTGCCGGCGGCTGACCGGGTGCCGGTCGACGCCTGA
- a CDS encoding heavy-metal-associated domain-containing protein: MVTTTYQVQGMTCGHCVNSVSTELGALPGVSDVQVELASGQVTVTSESPLDTDTVRAAVDEAGYDLVGA, encoded by the coding sequence ATGGTCACCACCACGTACCAGGTGCAGGGCATGACCTGCGGGCACTGCGTCAACTCGGTCAGCACCGAGCTCGGCGCGCTTCCGGGCGTCAGCGACGTCCAGGTGGAGCTGGCCTCCGGCCAGGTCACCGTCACCAGTGAGAGCCCGTTGGACACGGACACCGTCCGCGCCGCCGTGGACGAGGCCGGCTACGACCTCGTCGGGGCGTGA
- a CDS encoding DUF748 domain-containing protein has product MNTATKLSGFALGLAAVFGAAYGVGQVAGPGTPVATTRHDTTGTGHSDGDHATDDTTTHLPGGLLVSDRGYTLHPVAAPTGEFAFRVTGPDGAPVTRYDVAHDKRMHLIVARRDLSGFRHVHPELATDGTWRVATPLAGPGVWRAFADFTPSGGEPLTLGVDVTVPGALADRPLPAPATSTTVDGYTVTLTGTPEPGRTSELTLTVSRDGQPVTDLQPYLGAYGHLVALRQGDLAYLHVHPTGAPGDGRTPAGPAVSFLAEVPSAGAYRLYLDFRHGDTVHTAEFTVVAGGHHGQEVPR; this is encoded by the coding sequence ATGAACACGGCGACAAAGCTGAGCGGCTTCGCCCTCGGCCTCGCGGCGGTGTTCGGCGCGGCGTACGGGGTCGGCCAGGTGGCCGGCCCCGGCACCCCCGTCGCCACCACCCGGCACGACACCACCGGCACCGGTCACTCCGACGGTGACCACGCCACCGACGACACCACCACCCACCTGCCCGGCGGGTTGCTCGTCTCCGACCGGGGCTACACGCTGCACCCGGTGGCCGCGCCCACCGGGGAGTTCGCCTTCCGGGTCACCGGCCCGGACGGCGCACCGGTCACCCGCTACGACGTGGCGCACGACAAGCGCATGCACCTCATCGTCGCCCGCCGGGACCTCTCCGGCTTCCGGCACGTCCACCCGGAACTGGCCACCGACGGCACCTGGCGGGTCGCCACGCCGCTCGCCGGCCCCGGCGTCTGGCGGGCGTTCGCCGACTTCACCCCGAGCGGCGGGGAGCCGCTGACCCTCGGGGTCGACGTGACCGTCCCCGGCGCCCTGGCCGACCGGCCGCTGCCCGCGCCGGCCACCAGCACCACCGTCGACGGCTACACCGTCACCCTGACCGGCACGCCCGAACCGGGCCGGACCAGCGAGCTGACCCTCACCGTCAGCCGGGACGGGCAACCGGTCACCGACCTGCAGCCCTACCTCGGGGCGTACGGGCACCTGGTGGCGCTGCGTCAGGGCGACCTGGCGTACCTGCACGTGCACCCGACCGGCGCACCCGGCGACGGGCGCACCCCGGCCGGCCCGGCGGTCAGCTTCCTCGCCGAGGTGCCCTCGGCCGGGGCCTACCGTCTCTATCTGGACTTCCGGCACGGCGACACCGTGCACACCGCCGAGTTCACCGTCGTGGCCGGCGGGCACCACGGACAGGAGGTGCCGCGATGA